One window of Candidatus Nomurabacteria bacterium genomic DNA carries:
- a CDS encoding ATP-dependent Clp protease ATP-binding subunit: protein MPAKKSETKSNTFSKLSANARLSLKYAQVIADDLFSREVTPMHLFLGIISNTDSLGSRALLAMGIDIDQVVRTFVGSKTFDLKASENRGNVAVRLSKESKDTLRIAYSLASKHSHVYVGTEHILMAILDQRDMTVSKDLASIGLNSKYFRDNLVNFATYPIGILAKPTAPESDQVSQGQLAMLGKDLVQLANEGKLDPLVGRDEELNQVINVLSRRSKNNPIIVGDPGVGKTAIVEGLAQLVAAGTVPNSLMNSRIIALDLSAIVAGSKLRGDIEEKMIAIINEVTDSTNVILFIDEIHNILGSSMVGGGMDMASVLKPALLRDDFRVIGATTTSEYTRYFEEDNALVRRFQPIFIDEPSIEETIQILKRVEPLLEKHHKVNISQESIEAAAKLSHRYVSDRFLPDKAIDLLDEAAASRRLQLEVKYKDVADVMGDYHDAVKHKEKAVLSGRMEDAKIWKKREQELKEKLEELEKKRSKSKDTAKYKVGLDTIQEVVSKWTGIPVQTIDSKETALLKDLESYLGSRVVGQEEAVESVASAIKRARTGISDADRPWATLMFLGPTGVGKTELAKVLTKLLFGDVDRLIQIDMSEMMEMHSVSKLIGSPPGYVGYREGGQLTEKIRKKPHSVILFDEIEKAHPDVLNILLQIMEYGHLTDGKGRKVNFKNTVVVLTSNIGAEDIQKDKVLGFSSALDLEEREDEKIEDAYDTMKEELLRKLKKTLRPELLNRLDDIVIFRSLTRKDARLIVKILLADLNDRLREMGVQAILSPSAIDYIVKEGFSEEYGARNLRRVLQDKVEDVLADYLLENPSVKKGNGAEKTLKFNMKNEKLQLI, encoded by the coding sequence ATGCCAGCAAAAAAGTCGGAAACAAAAAGTAATACATTCAGCAAGTTAAGTGCCAACGCAAGGCTGTCCCTAAAGTACGCCCAGGTTATCGCAGATGACCTGTTCTCGAGAGAGGTTACACCTATGCATCTTTTCCTTGGGATCATAAGTAATACAGATTCTCTCGGTTCTAGGGCTCTTTTAGCAATGGGGATAGATATTGATCAGGTTGTTCGTACATTTGTTGGTTCTAAAACATTTGATCTGAAGGCTAGTGAGAACAGAGGAAATGTTGCAGTCAGGCTTTCAAAGGAGAGTAAGGACACTTTGCGAATAGCATATTCATTGGCGAGTAAGCATTCTCATGTTTATGTCGGAACTGAGCATATTTTGATGGCAATTCTGGATCAAAGAGATATGACCGTTTCTAAAGATCTTGCTTCGATCGGGCTTAATTCTAAATATTTCAGGGATAATCTGGTGAATTTTGCAACTTACCCGATCGGTATCCTTGCTAAACCCACTGCACCAGAATCCGACCAGGTATCCCAAGGTCAATTAGCAATGTTGGGAAAGGATCTTGTCCAATTGGCTAATGAAGGTAAGTTAGATCCATTGGTAGGTAGGGATGAAGAGCTTAATCAGGTAATAAATGTCCTAAGTCGAAGGAGTAAGAATAATCCTATAATAGTGGGAGATCCGGGTGTTGGTAAAACAGCTATCGTGGAAGGGCTTGCTCAACTGGTCGCTGCCGGGACAGTTCCTAATTCGCTTATGAATTCAAGGATAATTGCATTGGATCTAAGTGCGATAGTTGCTGGAAGCAAGTTGAGAGGAGATATTGAAGAGAAGATGATAGCAATAATTAATGAAGTGACCGATTCTACAAATGTGATCTTATTCATTGATGAGATCCATAATATCCTTGGATCAAGTATGGTAGGTGGAGGTATGGATATGGCATCTGTACTTAAACCAGCACTTCTTCGAGATGATTTTAGAGTGATAGGTGCAACTACAACTTCCGAATACACTAGGTATTTTGAGGAAGATAATGCACTAGTGAGAAGATTCCAACCGATATTCATCGACGAACCAAGTATTGAGGAAACTATTCAGATATTGAAGAGGGTAGAACCATTATTGGAAAAGCATCACAAGGTCAACATTTCGCAAGAATCAATTGAGGCTGCTGCTAAACTTTCCCATCGTTATGTCAGTGATAGATTCTTACCAGATAAGGCTATAGATCTACTTGATGAGGCTGCAGCATCTAGGAGATTACAATTAGAAGTCAAATATAAAGATGTTGCTGATGTCATGGGTGATTATCACGATGCCGTAAAGCACAAAGAAAAGGCTGTTCTATCTGGAAGGATGGAAGATGCCAAAATATGGAAGAAAAGGGAACAGGAACTAAAAGAGAAGTTGGAAGAGCTTGAGAAGAAGCGCTCGAAAAGTAAAGATACTGCAAAATATAAGGTCGGCTTAGATACAATTCAGGAAGTAGTTTCCAAATGGACAGGTATCCCGGTACAGACCATCGATAGTAAGGAAACAGCCTTATTGAAGGATCTTGAGAGTTACCTAGGATCTAGAGTGGTAGGTCAGGAAGAGGCTGTCGAGAGTGTTGCATCTGCAATAAAGCGTGCAAGGACGGGTATTTCAGATGCCGACAGACCTTGGGCTACACTCATGTTCCTCGGACCTACAGGAGTCGGAAAGACTGAATTGGCAAAGGTTTTGACCAAACTACTTTTTGGTGATGTGGACAGATTGATACAGATAGATATGAGTGAAATGATGGAAATGCATAGCGTATCTAAACTTATCGGTTCGCCTCCGGGTTATGTGGGATATAGGGAGGGAGGACAATTAACTGAAAAGATCAGAAAGAAACCACACTCCGTGATCTTGTTTGATGAGATCGAAAAAGCACATCCCGATGTTTTGAACATCTTACTTCAGATAATGGAGTATGGACACCTGACAGATGGAAAAGGGCGAAAGGTGAATTTCAAAAATACCGTAGTTGTTCTGACCTCTAATATCGGAGCTGAGGATATTCAGAAAGATAAGGTGCTTGGATTCTCATCAGCATTGGATCTTGAAGAACGAGAAGATGAAAAGATAGAGGATGCCTATGACACAATGAAGGAAGAATTATTAAGAAAATTGAAGAAAACTTTAAGGCCAGAGTTGTTAAATAGGTTAGATGACATAGTGATCTTCAGATCTCTCACAAGAAAAGATGCTCGACTTATCGTAAAGATCCTTCTGGCTGATCTAAACGATCGATTACGCGAAATGGGTGTTCAGGCAATCTTATCCCCATCGGCGATCGATTACATCGTCAAGGAAGGTTTCAGTGAAGAATATGGAGCTAGAAACTTACGAAGAGTGCTCCAGGACAAAGTAGAGGATGTACTTGCTGATTATCTACTTGAAAATCCTTCTGTTAAGAAAGGTAATGGAGCAGAGAAGACTTTGAAGTTCAATATGAAGAACGAAAAATTGCAACTTATCTGA
- a CDS encoding S1 RNA-binding domain-containing protein — protein MADSKTVSDPVSQDTSKLYSQFDSYVSDDSHQLKTLSSGDIIKGTVIDLLNGALIVDVGYKSEGIVAGRELRSDLVDVQSLQPGDEILVYVVRPEDEEGRLVLSIRRTQQAGVWIDLEKAKEANDIVEATVVESNNGGVIVELQGGIRGFIPTSQLDAQRVFSSGVRQVGRDISARVQQKLTSLVGQEIKTRIIELDREKNRIILSEKMVTQARDLEQREKTLRTVDEGDVLKGEVSGIAPYGIFVNAAGLEGLVHLSELSWDKVENIGELYKVGDKVDVMVIGVSDGGKRVAYSVKRLQEDPWSEVIAKYKVGDVVEGKVQKVVDFGAFVRIDKGLNGLVHISEMSDKLVKDPRDIVAEGDDVKVMILSISSTERHLGLSLKWDSEVPKAKSKIVSKDTDSKVSRGELAEQIDEVLAEESNS, from the coding sequence ATGGCAGACAGTAAAACAGTTTCAGATCCAGTCAGCCAGGACACCTCCAAACTTTATAGCCAGTTCGACTCATATGTATCTGATGATTCTCATCAGTTGAAGACCTTGTCTTCTGGAGATATCATCAAAGGAACGGTTATAGATCTCCTAAATGGTGCACTGATAGTTGATGTCGGATACAAATCAGAAGGTATAGTCGCAGGTAGGGAGCTTCGCTCTGACCTTGTTGATGTACAGAGTTTACAGCCGGGAGATGAGATACTTGTTTATGTTGTGCGACCAGAGGATGAGGAAGGCCGGTTGGTACTTTCTATCCGAAGAACTCAACAGGCAGGTGTCTGGATCGATCTAGAAAAGGCTAAAGAAGCAAACGATATCGTGGAAGCAACAGTTGTTGAATCCAACAACGGTGGTGTGATCGTAGAACTCCAGGGAGGTATACGAGGCTTTATACCAACATCTCAGCTTGATGCTCAAAGAGTTTTCTCTAGTGGTGTCAGACAGGTTGGTAGAGATATTTCAGCTAGAGTACAACAGAAACTTACTTCTCTTGTTGGTCAAGAGATAAAAACGAGGATAATTGAATTGGATCGTGAAAAGAACAGGATCATCCTATCCGAAAAGATGGTAACTCAAGCTCGAGATCTCGAACAGAGAGAAAAGACCTTGAGAACAGTAGATGAGGGAGATGTTCTGAAAGGTGAGGTTAGTGGTATTGCTCCTTATGGTATCTTTGTGAATGCTGCAGGTCTTGAGGGACTTGTACATCTATCAGAGCTTTCATGGGACAAAGTCGAGAATATCGGGGAACTTTATAAGGTCGGTGATAAGGTCGATGTTATGGTTATAGGTGTAAGTGATGGTGGTAAAAGAGTCGCTTATAGTGTCAAGAGATTACAAGAAGATCCTTGGTCTGAAGTGATCGCGAAATATAAAGTTGGTGATGTTGTTGAAGGTAAGGTACAAAAAGTGGTCGACTTTGGAGCATTTGTTAGAATAGACAAAGGCTTGAATGGGCTTGTCCATATTTCTGAAATGTCGGACAAGTTGGTCAAAGACCCGAGAGATATTGTAGCTGAAGGAGATGATGTGAAGGTTATGATCCTTTCTATATCGTCAACTGAGCGACATCTGGGACTTAGTTTAAAATGGGATTCTGAAGTACCAAAGGCTAAATCAAAGATAGTATCCAAAGATACGGATTCGAAAGTGTCCAGAGGGGAACTTGCGGAGCAGATAGATGAGGTTCTTGCGGAAGAGAGTAATAGTTGA